ACTACACTATAAACCATCAGGTACTACAGTCAAAAAATCTGGAAGAGGACATGACCAGTATTACAGCGAAAATCAAACTTCGAAATTCCTCTCTGAGGTGCATAAGCTGATTCAACTTTAGATGCAAATGACACATCAAAACTAACTGCAGCAATATCTTCTGAGGTTGATATCTTCTTGGCAAAAGGAACATAGGTATGAGCTCCTGAACAATAATTCCTCTCACAAGACTTCTGAACAATAAATAAAGAAGGTACAAGTCAGGATAAACTAAGAACAAAAGGAATCCaacaaagaaaatgcaaaaagTTGAGATAGAATGCTAACCAGTGCATAGACAGACGGGGATAAACGCTTCAGAGGCCTCTTTCCATAAGAGCGACTATTGTTCTTATCTAGTTCCGAGAAATGCTTAACTGTATTACCTCTCCAGACAAGTATCCTAGGCTTGATATCAGGTAGAGAATTCAGCCCAAAATGCACATGGTCAAGATACAAGATCTAGCAGAAAAGAAGGGGAGGCTACTTCAATAACATTacacacacaaaaaacaacatTAAAAGATGCAAAAAAGCAGATAATTCTAAAAAACAAGACTCACAGCGAATGTGTAGTGACAACCGCCAAATGTCACTGATCTCTTAGAAGCAACCTTCGTAGAATCCTTAAACTTCTTAATACTGCCAAGGAGACTCTCATATACCAATCTAGATAAATCATAGTTCATGATAGAACTACAATCTCTGAAAATGTGGAGATATTTGGGACTGGGAGAAAGGCTTGAATTTGGACACAAGAAAGTGACAAGTCAATACACATGAAGCAGATGAAAATGTCTTCATCATGCAATTCTTCAGATTTGAGTTTATTGCAgatagggctgcaagaaaagctcgaggctcgcgAGCCGCTCGAGATCGACACGTTTTTTGgctcgactcgagatcgactcgaaaagaaacGAGCTGACTTTGAACATTTTATGTAGCTCGACCGAGGAATGAGTCGATCTTGAGCCAATATTGGCTCGCTCGatttagctcgatagctcgacatAATATTTATGTTAAATGATCATGTGATATattaaatgaaaataagataatttGTTACCATATATGATGTGCATGatttttctccattttatttaCCAGCAAACATGGAAGGTTAATTAAGTGCAGAGAAGATTTAGGTCTAATTATGATACGTGGTCGTGTATGTGTTAAATATCCTGTTATTTTCGGGAAAATTTCTCATCATACGCATTTTCGTTTTCTTGTTTTTCGTCCATGAAGACCACCATCTATTGCTAGTTTGCCCAAGAGACCAAGATGAGCTCTCCCGAGCACGACGAGATTGTCGTACAAAGTTGTGTCGTGTTGTGTCCTTATCTAGTTGGAATAATCACCACAAATTTATAAATTTTACCATcttatttagctcgaaactagctcgagatcgactcgagatcgttacaagtCAAGCACGAGTCATGTTCTACGGCTCGATCTTGAGACTCACTCAGTTTGAACTCGCTCGAATTTTAATATCAGTTGAGCTGAGCCAGGTCCAACTCGCTCGAACTCGACCCGTTTGCAGCCCTAATTGCAGAagaaccccatgggtgttggattcattacaatcacatagtgatgtgaactagattattgactctagtgcaagtgggagactgttggaaatatgccctagaggcaataataaaatggttattattatatttccttgttcatgataattgtctattgttcatgctataattgtattaaccggagaccgtaatacatgtgtggatacgtcgaccacaatatgtccctaataagcctctagttgactagctcgttgatcaatagatggttacggtttcctgaccatagacattggatgtcgttgataacgggatcacatcattaggagaatgatgtgatggacaaggcccaatcctaagcatagcacaagatcgtgtaattcgtttgctagagcttttctaatgtcaagtatcgtttccttagaccatgagattgtgcaactcccggatactataggaatgctttgggtgtatcaaacgtcacaacgtaactgggtgactataaaggtgcactacaggtatcttcgaaagtgtctgttgggttggcacgaatcgagactgggatttgtcactccgtatgacggagaggtatctctgggcccactcggtaatgcatcatcataatgagctcaatgtgactaaggagttagccacgggatcatgcgttacggaacgagtaaagagacttgccggtaacgagattgaacgaggtatggggataccgacgatcgaatctcgggcaagtaacataccgatggacaaaggaaattgtatacgggattgattgaatccccgacatcgtgatccatctgatgagatcatcgtggaacatgtgggagccaatatgggtatccaaatcctgctattggttattggccggatgttgt
This window of the Triticum aestivum cultivar Chinese Spring chromosome 5D, IWGSC CS RefSeq v2.1, whole genome shotgun sequence genome carries:
- the LOC123126215 gene encoding uncharacterized protein isoform X2, which produces MNYDLSRLVYESLLGSIKKFKDSTKVASKRSVTFGGCHYTFAILYLDHVHFGLNSLPDIKPRILVWRGNTVKHFSELDKNNSRSYGKRPLKRLSPSVYALSCERNYCSGAHTYVPFAKKISTSEDIAAVSFDVSFASKVESAYAPQRGISKFDFRCNTGHVLFQIF
- the LOC123126215 gene encoding uncharacterized protein isoform X1, whose product is MNYDLSRLVYESLLGSIKKFKDSTKVASKRSVTFGGCHYTFAILYLDHVHFGLNSLPDIKPRILVWRGNTVKHFSELDKNNSRSYGKRPLKRLSPSVYALKSCERNYCSGAHTYVPFAKKISTSEDIAAVSFDVSFASKVESAYAPQRGISKFDFRCNTGHVLFQIF